A region of the Rhizobium sp. NLR16a genome:
GGCGCGCCGATCTGCGCTGCGATTTCATTCGGCTTCAAAGCCTGCCGCTTCTGGCGCAGGAAATCGAGGATTTCGAAGGCACGGTCGAGCCCTCGGGCACGCTTGCCGATTGCTTCGTCCTGAATTGCGTCCATTGCTGTCGATCCCAATTTCTGTTTGGCCAAGCTTTTCAAACCCTCTGCCGCATCTGTCAACCAATCCTGTTGTTCCCGGCCGCGAAAATTTTTTTCATCCCTCTTGCGAGGCGGAAAAATCGGCATAAGATCGGCCGTCCGTTATTTAGAGCATATGTACGTTATAGTGGACAAAAACAGATGGCAAGCGCTAACGCTGCCACATAAAAGGGGATCGACATGAAAAATTCTGAAAACAGCATTTCTGCCTCGCGTCGCCGCCGCCTTCTCGCCGGCGCTGCCGCCGCTGCCGCCCTTCTCGTTCTTTCCACCGGCTCGGCCTCGGCTGCGGCCAATTGCATCAAAGGCGACAGGAAGGCGCCTTTCACCATCGGCTGGGCGAACATCTATTCGGTGCCGACCTGGATGAAACAGACCGAAGGCACGATTACGGCCGAAGTGGAGGAGTTGAAGAAAGCTGGTCTGGTGAAGGATCTGATGATCACGGATGCGCAGGGCAATGCCCAGACGCAGATCCAGCATATCCAGTCGATGATCGACGCCAATGTCGACGCCATCGTCGTGATCGCCGGTTCCTCCACGGCGCTCGACCGCGTCATTTCCGACGCCTGCGACAAGGGTATCGCGGTGGTGAATTTCGACAGCCTGGTCAATACCGACAAGGTGACGGCGAAGATCAACACCGATTCCAACGAATGGGGCGCGACGGCTGCCAAGTGGATGGTGAGCCAGCTCGGCGGCAAGGGCAAAATCATCGTCATGAACGGCCCGGCCGGCATCTCGGTGAGCGACGACCGCCGCAAGGGCGCCCAGCCGGTTCTCGATGCCAACCCAGGCATCCAGGTGATCACCGAGACCAACACGGAATATAATGTCGCGCCGGCACAGGAAGCGATGACAAGCCTGCTTTTCGCCAATCCGGAAATCGACGGCGTGCTGTCGCTCGGCGGCGCCTTGTCGGCCGGTTCGGTTCTCGCCTTCGAGCGCCAGGGCCGGGACCAGGTGCCGACGACAGGCGAAAATGCGAGGCAGTTCCTCGAACTCTGGAAGGAAAAGAGTCTGAAGGGCTGGGCGACGATGCAGCCCAACTGGCTCGGCGCGCTTTCCGTCTATACCGCGGTCCAGGCGCTGCAAGGCAAGGATGTCCCGGCCTTTGTCAAGGTGCCGCTGCCTGTTATCGACGACAGCTCGATCGGCGGCTATCTCGCACGCGCCGACAAGTTCCCGGCCGACGGCTATATCTACTCGGACTACGACAAGGCGCTCTTCGACAAGCTGTTGACCAAGTAATCCGCGTTGGGGACGTCGTCATGACGGAAGAAAACCCGCTGCTGGAAGCCCGGCAGGTGTTCAAGGGATTTTTCGGCAATCCGGTTTTGAAGGGCGTCGACATCGCCCTTCTGCCGGGCAGGGTTCATGCCCTGCTCGGCGAAAACGGTGCCGGCAAATCCACCCTGATCAACCTCCTGTCCGGCGCCCTCCAGCCCGACGGCGGGTCCATTCTTGTCGACGGCAAACCCGTCGGGCGTTTCAGTCCAGCGGCGGCGCGGAAAGCCGGTATCGCCGTGGTTCAGCAGGAGTTGAGCCTGACGGCCAGTCTCTCGATTGCCGAAAATATCGGGCTCGGCGCCTTTCCGCGCTGCTTCGGCCTCATCGATTACCGAGCGCTTCGCCGCGGCGTGCAGGCGATGTGCGACATGGTGGGGCTCACCGAGCCGCTCGACATGCCGGTTGCCGATCTCGCGCTCGGCCGCCGCCAGATGGTCGAGATTGCCAAGGCGCTGTTCCGCAAACCACGGGTGCTCATCCTCGACGAGCCGACCTCGTCGCTCTCGGGCCATGAAGCCGGCATTCTCGCCGGGCTGATCGAGACACTCAGGGGTCGCGGCATGGCACTCCTCTATATTTCCCACCGCCTCAACGAGGTGCAGGCGCTCTGCTCGCATGTCACAGTGCTGAAGGACGGCGGGGTCACAGCGGATCAGTCGCTCTCCGGCATCGACGGCGAAGGGCTGGTGCGTCTCATGGTCGGCCGCGAGACCGGCGACCTGTTCCCGCCGCGTGGCGCCACTGCGCCCGGCGTCATGCGCATCGGCGTCAAAGGCTTTTCCGCCGGCATGGTGCGCGACATCGCCTTCTCCGCCCGCGCCGGCGAGATCGTCGGCATCGGCGGGCTTGTGGGTCAGGGGCAGGAAGACCTGCTGCTTGGCCTCTACGGTGCCATTCCGGCGGCAGCCGCCCGAGCGGAAGTTTCCGGCAAACCTCGCCTGCCCGCTCACGTCGGCGAAGCGAACGCGGCTGGCATTGTCTATGTCCCAGCCGATCGCAAGCATGAGGGGCTGGTGCTGCCGCATTCCATCGCCTCCAATCTCATCTTGCCCTCGCTCGGACGGCTTGCCGCCAAGGGCTTGCGCAACCGGACGGCGGAAACCGGTCTGGTCGCCGATCTCGCCCGCCGGCTGACGATCAAGGGTGATACGGCCCGCCCGGTGCAGGCGCTTTCCGGCGGCAACCAGCAGAAGGTGGCGCTCGCCAAATGGCTGCCGCTCGATCCGTCCGTTCTGCTGCTAAACGATCCCACCCGCGGCGTCGACATCGAAACCAAGCGGGAAATCTATCTGATGCTCCGCGCCTTCGCCGCCGAGGGGCGGCTCGTCATTCTCGCCAGTTCCGACACGCCGGAGCTCGTGCATCTCTGCGATCGCGTCCTGGTTCTGCGCGAGGGGCGCGTCGCGGCGGTGCTGTCGCAGGATGAGATCAGCGAAGCGGCGATCGTCGGTGCTGCCATGGGCGTCACCGCCACGGCGCAGGGAGAGGCGGCATGAACACCGATTCCTCACCCCGGCTCTACCCCTCGATCCAGATGCGCCGCAATCGCGGCCTCTCCGGCCTCTACCTTGTCGTTGCCGCCTTTCTCATTCTCTATGCGATGCTCTTCCCGGGCATCCTTTCGGTCGGCGGCTTCTCGAAGTTCACGCAGAACTGGTTCCCGCTCGCACTCGTCACCATGGCGCAGGCGCTGCTCATGCTGAACGGCGGCATCACGCTGGCGATCGGTCCGCTCGTCAGTCTCGGCGCTGTCATCGCCGCGACGACGATGGAAGGGGCGCTCGGCGTGTCGGGCGGCATTCTCGCGGTCGCCGCCGCCGGCCTTGCGGTCGGCGCCGCCACCGGCGCCATCGTCACCTATCTGAGGCTTCCTGCGATCATCGTCACGCTCGCCGGCTCCTTCATCATCAGCGGCGTGGCGCTCATCCTGCTGCCGCGGCCGGGCGGCGCCATTCCCGACTGGCTGTCGACGGCGCTGGCCGGCCATACGCCCGTCGCCTTTCTGATGCTGGTGGTGGTTCTGGCACTCTGGAAGCTTTTTCTCGCCACCCCGCTCGGCCTCGGCATCTACGCGGCCGGCGACAATCCGGTCGGCGCATTCCGTTCCGGCGTCCCGGTCGAACGGGTGAAGGTCACGGCTTTCGCGCTCTCCGGTCTGCTGGCAGCGCTGACCGGCCTCTTCGTCGCTGCGCAGACCGGCTCCGGCGATCCTGTCATCGGCACGCCCCTCACGCTGAACTCGATTGCCGCCGCCGTGCTTGGCGGCGTCGGCTTCCTCGGCGGCAAGGGCACGATGCGCGGAGCGATCTGCGGCAGCCTGCTGCTCTCGGTCATGATCAACGTCATGTTCTTCCTCGGCTTCCCGCCGGTGGCGCAATATGTCGCTCAAGGCTTGATCATCGTCGGCGCGGTCGCCGTTCCGGAACTTCTCGGCGCGTGGAGGGCAAGACGATGAACATCATCAGATCAGCATTCCGCAACCCGCCGCTCCTGACCTTTCTTCTGGTGGCGCTCGTCTGGTTCGTTGCAGGCTTCACGCTGCGCGGCTTCGGCGCCTACGGCCATTTGCGCTACCTCCTCGAGCTCGCCGCCGTGATCGGCATTGTCGCCGCCGGGCAGACGTTGGTTATTCTGATGGGCGGCATCGACCTTTCCGTCGGCGCGGTGATCACGGTCACGACGATCCTGTTGCCGCTGATTTCGCCGGCATGGGATCCGACCGGCCTTGCCGGCATCGCGTCAACCCTTGCCATTGCCACCTGCATCGGCTTGATGAATGGCGCAGGTGCCACCTATCTCCGCGTCCCGCCGATCATCATGACGCTTGCGATGGCGACCTTCCTGCAGGGCCTGCTCGTCATCGTCGCCGGCGGCAGCGCCGTCACCGTCAGCAATCCCGCCGTCATCCTGCTCGGGCAGGCGCGGCCGCTCGGCATTCCCTCGGGCATCATTCTGTGGCTCGCGGTCGCGGTCGTCGTCCTGCTGCTCGTCCACCACATGCCGATTGGCGCCCGTTTCCTGGCGCTCGGGGCGAACCCGCTGGCCGCCCGGCTTTCCGGCGTCAGCGTCACACGCAACACGCTGATCGCCCATACACTGTCGGGCTTTTTCGCCGGCCTTGCCGGCATTCTGGTGCTCGGCATGAACCGGCAAGGCTATGTCGGCATCGGCGATCCCTATCTGCTGACCTCGATCGCCGCCGTCGTGCTCGGCGGCACCTCGATCCTCGGCGGCCGCGGCACCTATGCCGGGACCATTCCGGGAGCGATCCTGCTTGTGACGGCGACGGCGCTGATCACCGTCGTCAACGCCTCGCCCGGCTGGCGGTCGATCATGTTCGGCACGCTGATCCTCGCCCTTCTGCTCGTTTCCGGCCGCGAGACGCGCCGATGACGGGACGCTATGATGGGCCGGTAATCGACCCGCACCACCATCTCTGGGACTTGGGCCTGCAGCGTCATCCCTGGCTTCAGAAAGCGCAGGTATCAGGTGAAGAGATGGTGTTCGGGAGCTTAGCGCCGATCCTGCGCGACTATGACATCGACGATTACCACGCCGACGCGGCGCGCCAGAATGTGGTTGCGACCGTCCATGTCGAGGCCGGCTGGTGCGCTGCCTATCCGCTGGAGGAGAGCCGTTGGCTGGATGGGCTCGACCGCAGCTCCGGCGTGGCGCGCCGTTATGTCGCCGGCTTAGCCCTCGACCGGCCGGACGCCATGTGCCTGCTCGAGGCGGAAGCGAAAAATCCCAACGTCGTCGGCATCCGCGATATTCTGAGCTGGCATCCCAATGTGACCAAGAGTTTTGCGTTGCGTCCGAATCGCATGAGCGATCCGGCCTGGCGAGCAGGCCTTGCCCATGTCACGCGGCTCGGGCTGGTCTTCGACCTGATGCTCTATCCCTGGCAGATGGCTGAAGCGCTCGAGCTCGTACAGGCTTTTCCGGCGACGCTTTTCGTGATCAACCACGGCGGAAGCCCTGCCGACAGGACGCACGAGGGCATGGCGCTCTGGCGCCGCGGCCTGCGGGCGCTCGGCGGAGAGCCCAACGTGCGGCTGAAGATTTCCGATCTCGTCGCCTACGACAATGATTGGACACTCGAAAGCCTGCGACCGGTGATCGAGCATTGCCTCGATTGTTTCGGGCCGGCACGTTCGATGTTTGCGAGCGATTTTCCGGTCGCAGGCTTGCACGCGTCTTTCGACGAGATCTATGAGGTTTTCCGTACGGTCGCCTCGCAGCTCTCCCAGGACGAGCAGCGCGCCCTGTTCTTTGTCACCGCCAACGACACCTACCGTCTCGGCATCGCCGACCCGTCCGACGCCCGGAGGGGCTGCCATGTCTGAGCTTCATGCTGCGTGGGAAAACGTGCTGATCGACGAGCGGGTGCGGGGCTTTCCGCCGGGCCATCCGCCGCTTTCGCTCTCGGAAATCGGCAAGCAGGGATGGAAGCCTTATGACGGCAGGATGGCTCTACCGCTGATCTCGCTCGACCGGCAGGCCTTCTCAGCCAATGTCGAACTGATGATGGCCTATGTGAAAAGCCACGGCGCCGAAATTGCGCCGCATGCCAAGACGCCGATGTCGACGGTGCTGGCAGAGGCGCTTGTGACGGCGGGGGCCTGGGGCACGACGGTTGCCGATATCCGCCAGGCTGCCGTCCTGCTGAAGGCGGGACAGCGCCGCCTCATCCTCGCCAACGAGATCGGCGGGGCGGCGGCGGCCCGACGGCTTGCGGCTCTGCTCGGCCAGTATCCCGATGCGGAACTTCACGTCTTCGTGGATTCGACAGCGCTGGTCGAAGCGCTCCGGTCGGCGTGGCGAGAGCGCATGGACCTGCCGCCTCTTGGCCTGCTGGTGGAGCTCGGCGCCGGCCGGGCCGGCGTCCGCAGCGCCGCTACCGCGGAGGCGGTTCTCGAGGCAATTCTTGCCGCGGAGACGTCCACCTTCCGGTTGAGTGGCATCGCCGCCTATGAAGGTGCTGCCGCGACCGCTGATGCGGCGGAGACGATGCTTCGCATCGAGGCTCTGATGGCGATGACATCAGATTTTCTGCCGAAGGTGCGCGCCCGCACGAGCACCGACCGGTCGCTTCTTGTGACGGCCGGCGGCTCGGTGTTTTTCGATCTCGTGATCGCCGGACTTTCGGCCGCGGTTGCGGCCGATCCGGCCTGCCGATTGGTGCTGCGTAGCGGCGCCATCTTCTTCCACGACCACGGCGTCTACGAGCGCGGCCTTGCCGGCCTCGATTCGCGCGGCGGTTTCCGTATGGCTGGTGAGACGCTTTCGGCGGCGGCTGGGTTTCATCCGGCGCTGCGGGTCTGGGCCGAAGTCCTGTCGCGGCCGGAGCCGCGGCTTGCGATCTCAGGCATGGGCATGCGCGACGTGGCGATGGACCAGGGCCTGCCACGGCCGCTGGCGCTCTATCGCCATGGGGCGTATCTCGGCCATCTCGAGAGCGCCGAGGTTTTCCGCCTCAACGATCAACACGCCTTCGTCGGACTTGCCGAGGCGAGCGATGTCCGCGTCGGCGACGTCATCGAGTTCGGCATCTCTCATCCCTGCACCTGCCTTGACCGGCACGCCATTCTCTATGGTCTCGACCCCGACCATTCGGTAACGGCGGCCTATCTCACAAGCTTCGGCTGAATTCTCCCTTCAAAAGCAAGAAAAGGAAAACCTGCCCATGATCCAGCGTTATCAGAAAGGTTCGCGAATGAGCCAAGCCGTCAGCTATGGCGGTCTCGTCTATATTGCCGGCCAAGTCGCGGAAAATCGCAAGGCCGGGATCCAAGAGCAGACCCGCGATGTGCTCGGCAAAATCGACGCTCTTTTGAAGGAGGCCGGTACGGACCGCTCGCGTCTGATCGCCGTCAATGTTTTCCTGCCGGCAATCGTCGATTTCGAGGCGATGAACGGCGTCTATGACGACTGGGTCGACATCGAAAACCCGCCGGCGCGCGCCTGCACCGAAGCACGCCTCGCCGATCCCGATCTGCGCGTCGAGATGACGGCGGTCGCCGCGCTCTGACGGTGAAGTAACCGCCCGGACTGGAGAGATCATGCACAGCGGCCTCGTCAACCCGATCGACTTCTCGCGCGAGGGCCGGCAGGCCGGCTACCTCGCCATTCCTTATTCGATAGACCGTTCGCCCTATTATCAGATCCGCATCCCGGTCCTTCATCTCAGGAACGGCGAGGGTCCGTCTCTGCTGCTGATGGCGGGCAATCACGGTGACGAGTATGAGGGTGAACTGCAGCTCGGCCGGCTGATGCGGCTGTTGGATGTTGCGGAAATCCGCGGCGCCGTCACCATCCTGCCGATAGCGAACCTGCCTGCGGTGATGGCGGCCAAGCGCTGCTCGCCCTTCGACGGCGGCAATCTCAACCGCGCCTTCCCCGGCGATCCCGCCGGTTCGCCGACAGCGCGGATGGCGCATTTCCTCGAGCGTGAACTCTTTCCGCGCCACGACGTCGTGCTCGACCTGCATTCGGGCGGCACGTCGATGGCGCATCTGCCCTGCACGCTGATCGAGCGGCAGGCCGATGCCGTCCGCTTCGAGCGGTCCATGTCGCTGATTCGGGCGCTCGGCGCGTCCTATGCCTTCATTGCTGATAACGGACCGGCGGCGCCGACATCGATGGGGGCTGCCGCGCGGGCGGGGACGATCGGGCTTTCCGGCGAATTTGGCGGCGGCGGAACCGTGACGCCCGAGACGATGGCCTTCACGGCGGCGGCGATCGACCGGCTGCTTTTGACACTCGGCATCGTCGAGCGCCCGGTCCTGTCGCGCGGACCACTCCCCCAGCCTGGGCCGCTGCAGCTGCTTTCGCTATCCCGGCACAGCCAGGGCATCTATGCGAGCCGCAGAGGCTGGTTCGAGCCGGCTGTCGCGCTTGGCACCGCCGGTGCCGCCGGCGATCTGGCGGGATGGTATCATGATCTGGAACGCCTGGAGCAGCCGGAGGAAGAGCTCCGCTTTGCCGAGAACGGCATCGTGATTTCCCACAGGCTGCATTGCGACAGCCAGGCCGGCGACTGCCTGATCCAGGTTGCCGAACCTATCGCATCCTGAGCCAATCCCCGTACGCGCGATCCCACTTAACTGATTGCGTCCACCGCGGCCTTGACCCAGTCGAGGCGCTTTGCCGGAATGAGGCCGTAGTTGTAGAAATTGACGCCGTCGGCGCCGGCATCGATAGCGGCCTTGGCGCGTGCGGCGAGCACCATGGGTCCGCTGACCTCGGGATAGAAGACGCGCAGGCCGACTCCAAGGAACTTTTCCCGCCCGATTGCCGCCCGGCCGGCTCGGATGACATCGCCGACGGCCGCCGGCGTCGTGTCGTAACAGCAAAGAATCGCGCCGTCGCAGAGCTTGCCGACGGCTGCGAGATCGACGCCGCCGAGCCAGCCGTCCTTCAAATCGATAAGCACGATACGCGTCGCCGGATCGGCCGCGGCCTTGATCTCGCCGATCAGGCTGGTCACCGGCTCGCTGCGCCACGCAAGATAGGCATGGAGATCGGGATGGTCGCGGAAGGCATCGATGCCGGCTGCCGGGAAATCCGGGAACTGCCGCTCCGGCACGGCTCGTTCGCAGAGCTCGGCGATGAAGCGCGCCACAGTTCTGCGCGCGCCCTCTGCGGGCACGCCGGCTCCAGCGGCGCGCGCGATACAATGATCGCAGAAGCAGAGCGACAGCAGGAAATCGTCTTCGGCATTTAGGCCGACCCCGTCCTTCTCGTGATGATATTCATGCGCGAAGCCCATGAAGTTCGGGCTCTCGAGCTCGATCATGTCAGGCCGGTAGTTCGTCGTGATGTCCTGCACGAGAGTGACGACATAAGCCCGCGCGGCTGGGCTCGAGGGGCAGAGGTTATAATAATTGGGATTGCCGAAGGCGTTTCGTGTCACGTGATCGGGATGCAGCATGCCGAGACGGGTATTGTGCAGGCAGACCGTCCAGCAGGAGACTTTTAGACCAGTCGCCGCGCGCTCCCTGACGAGCGCCTCCAGCATATCGCCGCGCTCGGTCACGTTGCCCGCCATCAGCGGCCGGATCAGCGTGTCCTGCCACAGGCTTCCATCCGGCCGGAAATAGACCGTTCCGTCCTCGGGGAAGTAGGCCTTCTGTTGCGGGCTGCGCGGTTGGAGGAAGCGGCCGGCATGATAGGAAGTCGCCAGGCTGACCGTTGTCAGGCCTGCCCGGCCGGCAAGCTCGGCAGCGAAGACGTCGAGCCCCTGGTCCTGGATATCCCAGGGATAGGTCCACATGGAAAGATGCATGGCGCGCTCCCGTCGAATCTGTCCGCTTTATAGAACATGTGTCCATAATAGTGTCCAGGCCGATCTGTGAGCGCTGGCATGTGCAGACCGGTATGACAGAGGGATCGGCAAGAACCTGACGCCCAACTGGCTTTGCTGCGCCGGCCAGGCATCAGGGAGTATCTCAGATGTCGACGACAAGGCCCTTGGCTTTCAGCACCGGCGCCAGATTGCTGACCTCGATGACCGATTTGCCCGCCTTGTAGGCGGCGATATAGTTGGCTTCGGCATCTTCGCGCGCCTGCGACAGCCGGGCGGCTTCCTGGGCCTCCTGCCTGCGCACGACCACCAGTCCGTCGGCATCGCCGACGATGATGTCGCCGGGATTGATGGTTTCACCGCCGACGATGATGGTGTCATTCACCGCCGCAATGGTTTCCTTGACCGTGCCCTTGATGCAGACGCTGAGCGAGAAGACGGGGAAGCCGAGTTCCCGCAGCTGCAGCGTGTCGCGCACGCCGGTATCCGTGACCAGGCCGCCGATGCCCTTGGCGAGGCAGGCATTGGCAAGCACGTCGCCGAAGGAGCCGGCTTCTTCGTATTCACCAGCCGAGACGACGATGATGTCGCCCGGCTTCGCATAGTTGATGGCGAGCTGCAGCATGATGTTGTCGCGCGGCGCGCATTTCACCGTGAATGCCGGGCCGCACAATTTCATGCGGCAGTCGACGGGCTTGAGGCGGGAGGAAAGTGCGCCGCGGCGGCCCTGGGCTTCGTGGATGGTCGCCGGCGAAAATTTCGAAACGGCCTCGATGTCGGCTTTGCTGGGCCGCTCAGCGATGTCTTTTATATGAATCATGGATGCCTCACATCGTTGGTAGACGGCGGGCATATCCCGCCGTCTTATCTCGGGTTGATTGTCATCGGGAGGTTCCGAGACCGGTCGGTCTACGGGATCGGGTCGAATTTCAGCTGCGCGAGCGGCACGACTTTGTCGGTACGGGCCATCTTGTACTCGGTGTTCGGGCCGAGCCACTTGTCCCAGATCTTGTTGATCTCGCCCGACTCGTCGAGCTTATGCAGAATCTCGTTGATCTTGGCGGTGAGCGCCGGCTGATCTTTGGCCATGCCGATGCCGATCGGCTGGTAGAGCATCGGCTCCTCGATCATCCGCATTTCCTTGCCCTTGCTCTTCGATTCGTTGACGAACTTGGTCGTCGTCATGGTGTTCGCCACCATGCCGCGCGCCTTGCCCTGCTGAACGGCGAGGTAGGCCGAGGCGGTATCCTGGAAGGTCAGCGGCTCGGACTTGTTGAGCTTGATCGACATTTCCGAGGTCGAGCCCTTGGTCGAGGCGATGCGCTGACCTGCATAATCGGCCTTCGTCTTGCCGGCGTCATCGGCCGGCACGATCAGCATTTCCTTGGCGAGGTAATAGGGATCGCTGAACTGGATCTGTTCGGCGCGGCTCAGCGTATAGGCAAGGTTGGCAACGGTAATGTCGACGCGGCCGAGCTTGACCTCGGGCACGCGGGCTTCGACCGAAACCGGCTTGATTTCAGCCTTGACGCCCAGTTCCTTGGCGATGGCGCCGCAGAGATCGACGTCGAAACCGGCCATTTCGCGGGTCTTCGGATCGGGAGACGCGAAGGGGGGAACGTCGGCAAACGTCGCGCAGCGCAGGGTCTTTGCCGACATGATGTTGTCGAGCTGATCGGCTTTCGCGGGCATCGCCGCCGCCAGGCCGGCCAATGCGACGGTGAGGCTCAGGTATTTCCAGTTCATTGCTGTTCTCCTTTGTTTTTGATGGTTGGTATCAATGCCTGAGATCAGCGAGGAAACGCTGAGCCCGAGGATGGGTCGGATTGCTGAAGAAATTTTCAGGCGTCGCCATTTCGATGATCTGGCCGGCATCGATGAACCAGATCCGATCCGCGACCTCGCGCGCGAAGCCCATTTCATGGGTGACGCAGAGCATGGTCATGCCTTCCGATGCCAGGCTCTTCATGACGCCCAGAACTTCGCCGACCATTTCGGGGTCGAGCGCGCTCGTCGGTTCGTCGAACAGCATCACCGGCGGCTCCATCGCAAGCGCACGGGCGATTGCTACCCGCTGCTGCTGGCCGCCCGACAGCTGACCGGGATAGGCCCGGGCCTTGTCGGCGAGGCCGACGCGGTCGAGAAGTTTGAGCGCCTTCTCGTGCGCGATATCGGGCGCCACGCCCTTTACCCGGATCGGCGACATCGAGACGTTTTCAGCCACGGAAAGATGCGGAAAGAGGTTGAAGTTCTGGAAGACGAAGCCGATCCGGCTGCGCATTGTGTTGAGCTCCTTCGCCCGCATCGAGGCGTGGATGTTCTGTCCATCGAGCGTGATCGATCCGCTGTTGATCTCCTCGAGGCGATTGATCGTGCGGATTAGCGTGGATTTTCCCGAACCAGATGGACCGCAGATGACGACCACCTCGCCGCGTGCGACCTCAGCATCGATGTTCTTCAGGACCGGATAGTCGCCGTAGCTCTTGCAGACCTGCGAAAGCCGGATCGTCTGCGATTCCTGCGCGGAAACTGACATGGTCATAGCTGCTCCGATACGATTTTCGATGGCGTGACCGGAGAGGCCGTGGGAACCTTGAGAAGTCCCGCACGCCGCCGCGTGATGCGCCGCTCGAGGCGATTTGCGAAGTAGGTGAGCGTCCAGCAGATGATGAAGTAGACGATCGCCAGGATGAGGAAGACCTGGAAGGGCTGCGTCAGGAGCTGGTTGTTGACCTGGCTTGCCGCAAAGGTGAGATCCGGCACATTGATCACATAGCCGAGCGTCGTATCCTTGATCGTCGAGACGAAGGTGGAGAGGATGCTCGGGATCATGTTGTAGAGCGCCTGCGGCAGGATGATGTAGCGCATCGCGCCCATATAGCCGTGGCCAAGCGCACGCGCCGCGTCCATCTGGCCCGGTCCAAGCGCGACGATGCCGGCGCGGACGACTTCGCTGAGAAACGCGCTCTGATAGACCACAAGCGTCGTCAGCATGGTGACGAAGCTCGGCACATCGGCGCCGGTCAAGAGCGGCACCAGGAAATAGCTCCACAGGATGAGCATCAGGAGCGGCACGCCGCGGGTGAAATAGACAAGCGCGGTGACCGGCCAGCGCATCAGCCGCGACTTGGAGAGTCGCGCCATTGCAAACAGAATGCTGGCAGGAAAGGCGAGAGTGATGCTGAGCGCCGAGAGGATCAGCGTGTTGGCGAGCCCGCCGAGCGGTCCGTTCGGATATTGACCGACCAACAGCAGCAGCCAGTAATCGCGAACGATGGCGATCATGTCCTGGATCATGCGCGGGCACTCCTGGCGGGATCGGCGCGCATCGACAGATAGGCGCCGATGCTCATGATCACCAGCGAGAAGAAGAGGTAGAGAACCGTGCCGATCAGGTAGATCTCGAAGGTGCGGAAGCTGAGGTTCTCGATTTCCTTGACGGCATGCGTCAGTTCCGACGCGCCGATGACGACGGCGAGACTGCTGTTCTTGAATAGGGAGACGCTGTGATTGATGAGCGGCGGCAGCGCGTTGCGCACGCCCTGCGGCATGATGACGAAACGCATCGCCGAGACGTAGCCGTGGCCCAGTGCACGGGCTGCCTGCATCTGGCCGTCAGCGACCGAGCGTACGCCCGAACGAAGATCTTCGCTGAAATAGGCCGCCTGGCAGAGCCCCAGCCCGATCACCGCGAAGATGGATTCCGCATTGTGGCTTGCAAGCCAATTCCCGATGCCGCTCGGCATCAGCGTGAAGATCCCGAAATACCAGAGCATGAGCTGCACCAGCGTCGGGACGTTGCGGTGATAGGAAACGTAAGCTGCGACCAACGGATCGCCGAGGCGAAAGGGTGACAGGCGCAGACCCAGCAGCAGAAGCGCCAGCATCATCGCCAGCAACCAGGATCCGGCATAGATGATGAAGGTCATCTCGATGCCATGCA
Encoded here:
- a CDS encoding alanine racemase — translated: MSELHAAWENVLIDERVRGFPPGHPPLSLSEIGKQGWKPYDGRMALPLISLDRQAFSANVELMMAYVKSHGAEIAPHAKTPMSTVLAEALVTAGAWGTTVADIRQAAVLLKAGQRRLILANEIGGAAAARRLAALLGQYPDAELHVFVDSTALVEALRSAWRERMDLPPLGLLVELGAGRAGVRSAATAEAVLEAILAAETSTFRLSGIAAYEGAAATADAAETMLRIEALMAMTSDFLPKVRARTSTDRSLLVTAGGSVFFDLVIAGLSAAVAADPACRLVLRSGAIFFHDHGVYERGLAGLDSRGGFRMAGETLSAAAGFHPALRVWAEVLSRPEPRLAISGMGMRDVAMDQGLPRPLALYRHGAYLGHLESAEVFRLNDQHAFVGLAEASDVRVGDVIEFGISHPCTCLDRHAILYGLDPDHSVTAAYLTSFG
- a CDS encoding RidA family protein; protein product: MIQRYQKGSRMSQAVSYGGLVYIAGQVAENRKAGIQEQTRDVLGKIDALLKEAGTDRSRLIAVNVFLPAIVDFEAMNGVYDDWVDIENPPARACTEARLADPDLRVEMTAVAAL
- a CDS encoding succinylglutamate desuccinylase/aspartoacylase family protein: MHSGLVNPIDFSREGRQAGYLAIPYSIDRSPYYQIRIPVLHLRNGEGPSLLLMAGNHGDEYEGELQLGRLMRLLDVAEIRGAVTILPIANLPAVMAAKRCSPFDGGNLNRAFPGDPAGSPTARMAHFLERELFPRHDVVLDLHSGGTSMAHLPCTLIERQADAVRFERSMSLIRALGASYAFIADNGPAAPTSMGAAARAGTIGLSGEFGGGGTVTPETMAFTAAAIDRLLLTLGIVERPVLSRGPLPQPGPLQLLSLSRHSQGIYASRRGWFEPAVALGTAGAAGDLAGWYHDLERLEQPEEELRFAENGIVISHRLHCDSQAGDCLIQVAEPIAS
- a CDS encoding 4-carboxy-4-hydroxy-2-oxoadipate aldolase/oxaloacetate decarboxylase, whose amino-acid sequence is MIHIKDIAERPSKADIEAVSKFSPATIHEAQGRRGALSSRLKPVDCRMKLCGPAFTVKCAPRDNIMLQLAINYAKPGDIIVVSAGEYEEAGSFGDVLANACLAKGIGGLVTDTGVRDTLQLRELGFPVFSLSVCIKGTVKETIAAVNDTIIVGGETINPGDIIVGDADGLVVVRRQEAQEAARLSQAREDAEANYIAAYKAGKSVIEVSNLAPVLKAKGLVVDI
- a CDS encoding ABC transporter substrate-binding protein; protein product: MNWKYLSLTVALAGLAAAMPAKADQLDNIMSAKTLRCATFADVPPFASPDPKTREMAGFDVDLCGAIAKELGVKAEIKPVSVEARVPEVKLGRVDITVANLAYTLSRAEQIQFSDPYYLAKEMLIVPADDAGKTKADYAGQRIASTKGSTSEMSIKLNKSEPLTFQDTASAYLAVQQGKARGMVANTMTTTKFVNESKSKGKEMRMIEEPMLYQPIGIGMAKDQPALTAKINEILHKLDESGEINKIWDKWLGPNTEYKMARTDKVVPLAQLKFDPIP
- a CDS encoding amino acid ABC transporter ATP-binding protein, coding for MTMSVSAQESQTIRLSQVCKSYGDYPVLKNIDAEVARGEVVVICGPSGSGKSTLIRTINRLEEINSGSITLDGQNIHASMRAKELNTMRSRIGFVFQNFNLFPHLSVAENVSMSPIRVKGVAPDIAHEKALKLLDRVGLADKARAYPGQLSGGQQQRVAIARALAMEPPVMLFDEPTSALDPEMVGEVLGVMKSLASEGMTMLCVTHEMGFAREVADRIWFIDAGQIIEMATPENFFSNPTHPRAQRFLADLRH
- a CDS encoding amino acid ABC transporter permease, coding for MIQDMIAIVRDYWLLLLVGQYPNGPLGGLANTLILSALSITLAFPASILFAMARLSKSRLMRWPVTALVYFTRGVPLLMLILWSYFLVPLLTGADVPSFVTMLTTLVVYQSAFLSEVVRAGIVALGPGQMDAARALGHGYMGAMRYIILPQALYNMIPSILSTFVSTIKDTTLGYVINVPDLTFAASQVNNQLLTQPFQVFLILAIVYFIICWTLTYFANRLERRITRRRAGLLKVPTASPVTPSKIVSEQL